The DNA segment TTTTCTCATCATTATAAATGGCAAGATCTATTTTGCCTTTAGTGTTTAAATCATAATGGTAAGTATTTTGCAAGAGTTTTGCGATTTCATTTTTTTGAAATTCTTCTTCATTGACTTTAGTAATTTTTTCTAAAAATTGATTGACTTGACTTTTAAAATTTGTGATTGATTCTTTTGTGGGAGCTTTTGTGCTGTATTTTTTAACAAATTCGCAAGGTGTAAGTAAATGAAAGTGCATATTTTTTCCTAAGACGATTTTAATAAAAATTGTAGCTAAAAGCCTATTAAGAAAAGCATAAAGTCAAATGAGGTTTTGTAATTTTAATTGTGATTTTAGTTTTACTTAATATGCTAAGATTGTGGCTTTGATCAATAAATAAGGAAAAAGTATGAAGATATCTAAATTTTGTTTAAAATTAGTAGCTGCTATGACATTAGTTTTTAGCATAAATGCAAATGCTTTGAGCGAAGGTAAAGAATATATAGTTTTAAAAAATCCAGTGCAAAATGCACAAAATTCTTTAATAGAAGTTTTTTCATATCGTTGCATACATTGTTATAATCATCATAAATTCAATACTCTTGCTAAAGTAAAAGAAGCTTTGCCAAATTTAAAATATGATCTTTTTTCTGTTAGTGCTATGAGTGAAAATGGAAAAGCTTTAAATGAGATGTTTGCTTTGGCTTCTTTTAAAGAAAAAGCTAATGGGTTAGATGGAGGGAGTAAGGATAGCTTGACGCATAAATTAGCTGATGTGTATTTTGTGAGTCATTTTGAAAATAAAATGCAATTAAGTGATGAAGAATTATTTTATAAAATAGGCTTAAATGCTATTGGAGCTTCTAAGAATGAATTAAAACAATTTTTAGATACTAAAGAAGCAAAAGAATTTTTAAATAATTATAAACTAGCTAATGAAATTGCTAAAACATATGGGACACCAGCTTTTGTGGTAAATGGAAAATATCAAATAAATCCTGAATACGTGACTTCTTTAGAAGAGCTAATTCGCATAGTAAAAGAACTTTCAAGTAAATAACTTTTTAATT comes from the Campylobacter insulaenigrae NCTC 12927 genome and includes:
- a CDS encoding thiol:disulfide interchange protein DsbA/DsbL, with protein sequence MSKFCLKLVAAMTLVFSINANALSEGKEYIVLKNPVQNAQNSLIEVFSYRCIHCYNHHKFNTLAKVKEALPNLKYDLFSVSAMSENGKALNEMFALASFKEKANGLDGGSKDSLTHKLADVYFVSHFENKMQLSDEELFYKIGLNAIGASKNELKQFLDTKEAKEFLNNYKLANEIAKTYGTPAFVVNGKYQINPEYVTSLEELIRIVKELSSK